From one Triticum urartu cultivar G1812 chromosome 3, Tu2.1, whole genome shotgun sequence genomic stretch:
- the LOC125543988 gene encoding U-box domain-containing protein 52-like isoform X2, producing MMQGSPLSPDEHRLTSPPSLHQPASTIVVAIDRDRNSQLAMKWVVDHLLSGASHIILLHVAAHPPAANHGFAMAETTQDALEAEMMEIFVPFRGFCSRNGVQESEVILEEADVPKAIIDYITANKIQSIALGASNRNAFTKKWKNPDVPSSLMKGAPDYCNIYVVAKGKPVNVRLAKCGVPADDSDFLLATYSRRSSRSQLPPVLPDFLSSSRRSIDRPELTTRPPFRERPLQASATKQPLLLSGRIDSTTLRSNSHDPSSLDPDFAQAVHFSSMDFGENMDALPLSPRESGSPLSAREVEVEMRRLKLELKQTMDMYNAACKEAINAKQRAKEMHLLKMEEARRLEEARQSEEAALALAEMEKVKCRAAMEAAEAAQRLADLEAQRRRNAEVRARREADEKVRALDAIANHDFRYRKYSIDEIEIATEGFSDSLKIGEGGYGPVYSASLDHTPVAVKVLRPDAQQGRKQFQQEVEVLSCIRHPNMVLLLGACPEYGCLVYEYMENGSLEDRLYRRGGTPTLPWSQRFRISAEIATALLFLHQTKPEPLVHRDLKPANILLDRNYVSKISDVGLARLVPPAVADSVTQYRLTATAGTFCYIDPEYQQTGKLGVKSDIYSLGVLLLQVITARPPMGLTHHVEKAIESGTFAQMLDITVKDWPVEDALGFAKLSLKCTEMRRRDRPDLGTVILPELNRLRNLGIAYDQARATVPAGDSSSHGQERVSSPMADAGLWRTAES from the exons ATGATGCAGGGAAGCCCCCTGAGCCCCGATGAGCACCGGCTGACCTCGCCGCCGAGCCTGCACCAGCCGGCGTCGACCATCGTGGTTGCCATCGACCGGGACCGCAACAGCCAACTGGCCATGAAATGGGTGGTGGACCACCTCCTCTCCGGCGCCTCCCATATCATTCTCCTCCACGTGGCGGCCCACCCTCCTGCAGCCAACC ATGGATTTGCCATGGCTGAGACGACGCAGGACGCGCTGGAGGCTGAAATGATGGAGATCTTTGTCCCCTTCAGAGGATTCTGCTCTAGGAATGGG GTGCAAGAATCGGAGGTGATACTGGAAGAGGCAGACGTCCCCAAGGCCATCATAGACTACATCACCGCCAACAAGATCCAGAGCATCGCGCTGGGCGCGTCCAACAGGAACGCATTCACCAAGAAGTGGAAGAACCCCGACGTGCCCTCCAGCCTCATGAAGGGCGCGCCCGACTACTGCAACATCTACGTGGTCGCCAAGGGCAAGCCCGTCAACGTCAGGCTCGCCAAGTGCGGCGTGCCGGCCGACGACAGCGACTTCCTCCTCGCCACCTACTCCAGGAGGAGCTCCAGGAGCCAGCTGCCGCCGGTCTTGCCCGACTTTTTGTCCTCCAGCAGGCGCTCCATCGACAGGCCCGAGCTCACCACGCGCCCGCCGTTCCGCGAGCGCCCCCTGCAGGCGTCCGCGACCAAGCAGCCCCTCCTTCTGTCGGGAAGGATCGACAGCACCACGCTGCGCTCCAACTCCCACGACCCATCCAGCCTCGACCCCGACTTCGCACAGGCCGTGCATTTCTCCTCCATGGACTTTGGCGAGAACATGGACGCGCTCCCCCTCAGCCCCCGGGAGTCCGGCTCGCCCCTCTCCGCC CGCGAGGTGGAGGTGGAGATGAGGCGGCTCAAGCTGGAGCTGAAGCAGACCATGGACATGTACAACGCAGCATGCAAGGAGGCCATCAACGCCAAGCAGAGGGCCAAGGAGATGCACCTGCTCAAGATGGAGGAGGCGCGGCGCCTGGAGGAGGCCCGTCAGTCGGAGGAGGCCGCATTGGCGCTGGCCGAGATGGAGAAGGTCAAGTGCCGGGCCGCCATGGAGGCTGCCGAGGCCGCGCAGCGTCTCGCCGACCTCGAGGCACAGCGTCGCCGCAACGCCGAGGTGCGCGCGCGCCGGGAGGCCGACGAGAAGGTGCGCGCCCTCGACGCCATCGCCAACCACGACTTCCGCTACCGCAAGTACAGCATCGACGAGATCGAGATCGCCACCGAGGGCTTCTCCGACAGTCTCAAGATCGGGGAAGGCGGCTACGGCCCCGTCTACAGCGCCAGCCTCGACCACACTCCGGTCGCCGTCAAGGTGCTCCGCCCGGACGCCCAGCAGGGCCGGAAGCAGTTCCAGCAGGAGGTGGAGGTGCTCAGCTGCATCCGCCACCCCAACATGGTCTTGCTCCTCGGTGCCTGCCCGGAGTACGGCTGCCTCGTCTACGAGTACATGGAGAACGGCAGCCTCGAGGACCGCCTGTACCGCCGCGGCGGCACGCCGACGCTCCCGTGGAGCCAGCGCTTCAGGATCTCGGCTGAGATCGCGACGGCTCTGCTGTTCCTTCACCAGACCAAGCCGGAGCCGCTGGTGCACCGAGACCTCAAGCCGGCCAACATCCTGCTGGACCGCAACTACGTGAGCAAGATCAGCGACGTCGGGCTGGCGCGCCTCGTGCCACCGGCGGTGGCGGACAGCGTCACGCAGTACCGGCTGACTGCCACGGCGGGCACCTTCTGCTACATTGACCCGGAGTACCAGCAAACGGGCAAGCTGGGCGTCAAGTCGGACATCTATTCTCTGGGCGTGCTGCTGCTGCAGGTGATCACCGCGCGGCCGCCCATGGGGCTGACGCATCACGTCGAGAAGGCCATCGAGTCCGGAACCTTCGCACAGATGCTGGACATCACCGTCAAGGACTGGCCCGTCGAGGACGCGCTGGGGTTCGCCAAGCTCTCGCTCAAGTGCACGGAGATGCGGCGGCGGGACCGACCGGACCTCGGCACCGTCATACTGCCGGAGCTCAACCGGCTCAGAAACCTCGGCATCGCCTACGACCAGGCGCGGGCCACCGTCCCTGCTGGCGACAGCAGCTCGCACGGGCAGGAAAGGGTTAGCTCACCGATGGCTGACGCGGGGTTGTGGAGAACGGCGGAAAGCTAG
- the LOC125543988 gene encoding U-box domain-containing protein 52-like isoform X1: MMQGSPLSPDEHRLTSPPSLHQPASTIVVAIDRDRNSQLAMKWVVDHLLSGASHIILLHVAAHPPAANHGFAMAETTQDALEAEMMEIFVPFRGFCSRNGVQESEVILEEADVPKAIIDYITANKIQSIALGASNRNAFTKKWKNPDVPSSLMKGAPDYCNIYVVAKGKPVNVRLAKCGVPADDSDFLLATYSRRSSRSQLPPVLPDFLSSSRRSIDRPELTTRPPFRERPLQASATKQPLLLSGRIDSTTLRSNSHDPSSLDPDFAQAVHFSSMDFGENMDALPLSPRESGSPLSAAQREVEVEMRRLKLELKQTMDMYNAACKEAINAKQRAKEMHLLKMEEARRLEEARQSEEAALALAEMEKVKCRAAMEAAEAAQRLADLEAQRRRNAEVRARREADEKVRALDAIANHDFRYRKYSIDEIEIATEGFSDSLKIGEGGYGPVYSASLDHTPVAVKVLRPDAQQGRKQFQQEVEVLSCIRHPNMVLLLGACPEYGCLVYEYMENGSLEDRLYRRGGTPTLPWSQRFRISAEIATALLFLHQTKPEPLVHRDLKPANILLDRNYVSKISDVGLARLVPPAVADSVTQYRLTATAGTFCYIDPEYQQTGKLGVKSDIYSLGVLLLQVITARPPMGLTHHVEKAIESGTFAQMLDITVKDWPVEDALGFAKLSLKCTEMRRRDRPDLGTVILPELNRLRNLGIAYDQARATVPAGDSSSHGQERVSSPMADAGLWRTAES; this comes from the exons ATGATGCAGGGAAGCCCCCTGAGCCCCGATGAGCACCGGCTGACCTCGCCGCCGAGCCTGCACCAGCCGGCGTCGACCATCGTGGTTGCCATCGACCGGGACCGCAACAGCCAACTGGCCATGAAATGGGTGGTGGACCACCTCCTCTCCGGCGCCTCCCATATCATTCTCCTCCACGTGGCGGCCCACCCTCCTGCAGCCAACC ATGGATTTGCCATGGCTGAGACGACGCAGGACGCGCTGGAGGCTGAAATGATGGAGATCTTTGTCCCCTTCAGAGGATTCTGCTCTAGGAATGGG GTGCAAGAATCGGAGGTGATACTGGAAGAGGCAGACGTCCCCAAGGCCATCATAGACTACATCACCGCCAACAAGATCCAGAGCATCGCGCTGGGCGCGTCCAACAGGAACGCATTCACCAAGAAGTGGAAGAACCCCGACGTGCCCTCCAGCCTCATGAAGGGCGCGCCCGACTACTGCAACATCTACGTGGTCGCCAAGGGCAAGCCCGTCAACGTCAGGCTCGCCAAGTGCGGCGTGCCGGCCGACGACAGCGACTTCCTCCTCGCCACCTACTCCAGGAGGAGCTCCAGGAGCCAGCTGCCGCCGGTCTTGCCCGACTTTTTGTCCTCCAGCAGGCGCTCCATCGACAGGCCCGAGCTCACCACGCGCCCGCCGTTCCGCGAGCGCCCCCTGCAGGCGTCCGCGACCAAGCAGCCCCTCCTTCTGTCGGGAAGGATCGACAGCACCACGCTGCGCTCCAACTCCCACGACCCATCCAGCCTCGACCCCGACTTCGCACAGGCCGTGCATTTCTCCTCCATGGACTTTGGCGAGAACATGGACGCGCTCCCCCTCAGCCCCCGGGAGTCCGGCTCGCCCCTCTCCGCC GCCCAGCGCGAGGTGGAGGTGGAGATGAGGCGGCTCAAGCTGGAGCTGAAGCAGACCATGGACATGTACAACGCAGCATGCAAGGAGGCCATCAACGCCAAGCAGAGGGCCAAGGAGATGCACCTGCTCAAGATGGAGGAGGCGCGGCGCCTGGAGGAGGCCCGTCAGTCGGAGGAGGCCGCATTGGCGCTGGCCGAGATGGAGAAGGTCAAGTGCCGGGCCGCCATGGAGGCTGCCGAGGCCGCGCAGCGTCTCGCCGACCTCGAGGCACAGCGTCGCCGCAACGCCGAGGTGCGCGCGCGCCGGGAGGCCGACGAGAAGGTGCGCGCCCTCGACGCCATCGCCAACCACGACTTCCGCTACCGCAAGTACAGCATCGACGAGATCGAGATCGCCACCGAGGGCTTCTCCGACAGTCTCAAGATCGGGGAAGGCGGCTACGGCCCCGTCTACAGCGCCAGCCTCGACCACACTCCGGTCGCCGTCAAGGTGCTCCGCCCGGACGCCCAGCAGGGCCGGAAGCAGTTCCAGCAGGAGGTGGAGGTGCTCAGCTGCATCCGCCACCCCAACATGGTCTTGCTCCTCGGTGCCTGCCCGGAGTACGGCTGCCTCGTCTACGAGTACATGGAGAACGGCAGCCTCGAGGACCGCCTGTACCGCCGCGGCGGCACGCCGACGCTCCCGTGGAGCCAGCGCTTCAGGATCTCGGCTGAGATCGCGACGGCTCTGCTGTTCCTTCACCAGACCAAGCCGGAGCCGCTGGTGCACCGAGACCTCAAGCCGGCCAACATCCTGCTGGACCGCAACTACGTGAGCAAGATCAGCGACGTCGGGCTGGCGCGCCTCGTGCCACCGGCGGTGGCGGACAGCGTCACGCAGTACCGGCTGACTGCCACGGCGGGCACCTTCTGCTACATTGACCCGGAGTACCAGCAAACGGGCAAGCTGGGCGTCAAGTCGGACATCTATTCTCTGGGCGTGCTGCTGCTGCAGGTGATCACCGCGCGGCCGCCCATGGGGCTGACGCATCACGTCGAGAAGGCCATCGAGTCCGGAACCTTCGCACAGATGCTGGACATCACCGTCAAGGACTGGCCCGTCGAGGACGCGCTGGGGTTCGCCAAGCTCTCGCTCAAGTGCACGGAGATGCGGCGGCGGGACCGACCGGACCTCGGCACCGTCATACTGCCGGAGCTCAACCGGCTCAGAAACCTCGGCATCGCCTACGACCAGGCGCGGGCCACCGTCCCTGCTGGCGACAGCAGCTCGCACGGGCAGGAAAGGGTTAGCTCACCGATGGCTGACGCGGGGTTGTGGAGAACGGCGGAAAGCTAG